A single window of Aquarana catesbeiana isolate 2022-GZ linkage group LG10, ASM4218655v1, whole genome shotgun sequence DNA harbors:
- the LOC141111281 gene encoding uncharacterized protein, with amino-acid sequence MSSRVRVNVKGQRSPQTTDERMRKVQARQQKARLELIDRCRGTAEKVWEDKRRVEEKRIEGDKKRQDDRCRTAERDRKVGQVKVKRDQEKREKILSRNARILQKRMKEEKQQEEEDKKIAKEAQRRDEGWREKEKREQEKSQKMRENILSRHARIRQDRIKEEKQQEEEDKKIAKEAQRRDEGRREKEKREQEKSQKMRENILSRHVRIRQDRMKEEKQQEEEDKKIAKEAQRRDEGRREKEKREQEKSQKMRENILSRHARIRQDRMKEEKQQEEEDKKIAKEAQRRDEGRREKEKREQEKSQKMRENILSRNVRIRQDRMKEEKQWGEKYMKTVEDTRRRDEGRREIEKGEREEQKLMEIIPSRKWQRSVEGQRAQQVMERRKVREEQKRDEERREKERKEREEEQKRLENTKVYNTRMQQRKEEKEKQQQKVDMKRGEETWIREENWKEEERKKIENTRAINAKVRKEAEVLRKYCLRHRPY; translated from the exons ATGTCCAGCAGA GTTAGAGTTAATGTGAAAGGGCAGAGGAGCCCACAGACGACAGATGAAAGAATGAGGAAGGTGCAAGCGAGGCAACAGAAGGCAAGGCTGGAATTAATTGATAGATGTAGAGGCACTGCAGAAAAAGTATGGGAGGATAAAAGAAGGGTAGAGGAGAAGAGGATAGAGGGGGATAAGAAAAGACAGGATGATAGATGTAGAACAGCAGAGAGGGATAGGAAAGTAGGGCAGGTTAAGGTAAAACGGGACCAAGAAAAGAGGGAAAAGATTCTATCCCGCAATGCCAGAATATTGCAGAAGAGAATgaaagaggagaaacagcaggaggaggaggacaagaaGATAGCGAAGGAAGCACAGAGAAGGGATGAGGGGTggagggaaaaagagaagagagagcaaGAAAAGTCACAAAAAATGAGGGAAAACATTCTATCCCGCCATGCGAGAATACGGCAGGACAGAATaaaagaggagaaacagcaggaggaggaggacaagaaGATAGCGAAGGAAGCACAGAGAAGGGATGAGGGGCgaagggaaaaagagaagagagagcaagaaaaatcacaaaaaatgagGGAAAACATTCTATCCCGCCATGTGAGAATACGGCAGGACAGAATgaaagaggagaaacagcaggaggaggaggacaagaaGATAGCGAAGGAAGCACAGAGAAGGGATGAGGGGCggagggaaaaagagaagagagagcaaGAAAAGTCACAAAAAATGAGGGAAAACATTCTATCCCGCCATGCGAGAATACGGCAGGACAGAATgaaagaggagaaacagcaggaggaggaggacaagaaGATAGCGAAGGAAGCACAGAGAAGGGATGAGGGGCggagggaaaaagagaagagagagcaaGAAAAGTCACAAAAAATGAGGGAAAACATTCTATCCCGCAATGTGAGAATACGGCAGGACAGAATGAAAGAGGAGAAACAGTGGGGGGAGAAATATATGAAGACAGTGGAGGACACACGGAGAAGGGATGAGGGGCGGAGGGAAATAGAGAAGGGAGAGCGAGAGGAACAAAAATTGATGGAAATCATTCCATCCCGAAAGTGGCAGAGAAGTGTGGAGGGGCAGAGGGCACAGCAGGTAATggaaaggaggaaagtgagggaagAGCAGAAAAGGGACGAGGAGCGGAGGGAAAAAGAGAGGAAAGAGCGAGAAGAGGAACAAAAAAGACTGGAAAACACGAAAGTCTACAATACAAGAATGCAGCAGAGGAAAGaggaaaaggagaagcagcagcagaagGTAGACATGAAGAGAGGGGAGGAAACATGGATAAGAGAGGAGAATTGGAAGGAAGAAGAgcggaaaaaaatagaaaacactcGAGCCATCAATGCGAAAGTCAGAAAAGAAGCTGAAGTGTTGAGAAAATACTGCTTACGACATCGCCCATACTAG